A stretch of Megalobrama amblycephala isolate DHTTF-2021 linkage group LG14, ASM1881202v1, whole genome shotgun sequence DNA encodes these proteins:
- the LOC125245283 gene encoding histone-lysine N-methyltransferase set-1-like, with the protein MSKRRKRISPEAEAIKFILSGCEKPCFKVKWISDFKGRGVFTCTPIEKGSFVVEYRGELISQYEQDKRQKKYTEKQNAFLFDFEWNNVRWCIDASREDGSLGRLVNDCHTSPNCKMKRLTVQGKPHLCLFAIENIQAETEITYDYGDSQWPWRNLTPSDMIQSQPSGDPEVSERSSSSFQQTPSDMIQSQPSGDPEVSERSSSSFQQANHSTGIASFHHVLTAEQVGPPSVDDGGFHDGNSTSSDDHVINTHSQQ; encoded by the exons ATGTcaaaaaggagaaaaagaatTAGCCCTGAGGCTGAGGctattaagtttattttatctggatgtgaaaaacCTTGTTTTAAGGTCAAGTGGATCAGTGATTTTAAAG GACGTGGTGTATTTACCTGCACACCAATTGAAAAGGGATCATTTGTCGTTGAGTACCGTGGGGAGTTAATATCACAATATGAACAGGACAAGAGGCAGAAGAAgtacacagaaaaacaaaatgctttCTTGTTTGATTTTGAATGGAACAATGTCAGATGGTG CATAGATGCGTCCCGCGAAGATGGCTCTCTGGGAAGACTGGTGAATGATTGCCACACGTCACCAAATTGTAAAATGAAAAGGTTGACAGTCCAGGGTAAACCTCATCTTTGTCTATTCGCAATTGAAAACATCCAAGCAGAGACTGAAATAACCTACGATTATGGAGATTCTCAGTGGCCATGGCGTAATCTG ACACCAAGTGACATGATCCAGTCTCAACCTTCAGGAGACCCAGAAGTGAGCGAGAGATCCAGTTCATCCTTCCAACAG ACACCAAGTGACATGATCCAGTCTCAACCTTCAGGAGACCCAGAAGTGAGCGAGAGATCCAGTTCATCCTTCCAACAG GCCAATCACTCCACTGGAATTGCATCCTTCCATCATGTACTTACTGCAGAGCAG GTTGGACCTCCCTCAGTTGATGATGGTGGATTTCATGATGGAAACTCAACAAGCTCAGATGACCATGTAATAAATACCCATAGTCAACAATAA